The following is a genomic window from Desulfosoma caldarium.
GGACCTTTTAACCCTCAAGGCAGTCAAGATTCTCGGTCGTGTGGGCCACGTGTATGCCGCTTCGTCCTCGTCCAACGACTACAGCCTGGCATTGGAAATCGTTCGCGATCATTTGCGCGACGGTGTGCCCGTTCACTTTTTGGACTTCCCCATGACCTTTGACAAGAATCACCAGGAAGAAGCCTGGCGGGCCAATTGCGACACGGTGGCGGAGCAACTGGAAAATGGCGTCGATGTGGCCTTTCTCACTCTGGGCGATCCCATGACGTTCAGCACCTTCATCTACCTGTGGCGCACGATAAAGTATCGGCTGCCATCGGTGCCCGTGGAAATCGTTCCAGGGATCACGTCCTATCAGGCGGCTGCCG
Proteins encoded in this region:
- the cobI gene encoding precorrin-2 C(20)-methyltransferase, translating into MLGTLYGIGVGPGDPDLLTLKAVKILGRVGHVYAASSSSNDYSLALEIVRDHLRDGVPVHFLDFPMTFDKNHQEEAWRANCDTVAEQLENGVDVAFLTLGDPMTFSTFIYLWRTIKYRLPSVPVEIVPGITSYQAAAACAGVALAEAEETLTIISGAKGGRRLSDILPFSDNVVLMKAYKQFPQILDQIRRFGLEDSVCFVSRCGLKGQVVEKDFRALEDLKPHYLSLLIVKKGAR